A window from Oscillatoria sp. FACHB-1407 encodes these proteins:
- a CDS encoding PadR family transcriptional regulator: protein MVRETTGGLTEVINRFGTPPVYPTLQMLENAGYLTSKEVEGKRVYTITESGKQFLGDRQRQFDSRNASGRFTDNKPSELIELRQTLTRVNDAVAQVALSGNLEQANRVRELLTQVKREIYKMLAEQ, encoded by the coding sequence TTGGTAAGGGAGACTACAGGGGGTCTTACAGAGGTTATCAACAGGTTTGGAACACCACCTGTTTATCCAACGCTTCAGATGTTGGAGAATGCGGGATATCTAACCAGTAAGGAAGTTGAAGGCAAGCGGGTTTACACGATCACCGAGAGTGGTAAACAATTCCTGGGCGATCGCCAGAGGCAGTTTGATTCAAGAAACGCCTCCGGTCGTTTTACAGATAATAAGCCTTCTGAATTGATTGAGTTGCGACAGACCTTAACCCGGGTCAATGATGCAGTTGCCCAGGTTGCTCTCAGTGGCAATTTGGAGCAAGCTAATCGAGTTCGTGAGTTGCTGACTCAGGTTAAGCGGGAAATTTACAAAATGCTGGCAGAACAGTGA